A genomic segment from Spinacia oleracea cultivar Varoflay chromosome 3, BTI_SOV_V1, whole genome shotgun sequence encodes:
- the LOC130469954 gene encoding uncharacterized protein has translation MCKAAGAEEILALSDSQLIVSQVNGTYEAKEPTMVKYMQAVHQEVEPLKSFEVRQVPRSENNQVDALSKLASSASCDTPRHVFWESIIFDNGPQFETPKLKEWLAEHGIHSCFASVGCPQANGQVEAFKKIISEGIKKKLDEAKGLWADELPNVLWSIRTTAKNSTGETPFLLAYGAEAVLPIEMCEPTLRVMLYDENAKWEMMKVALDLLPEVRGNAALRQQLYKIRMAREYNKKVSNRVLKVGDFVLQKMESTGRANEQGKLTPIWERPYEIYDERHNRPQVNPCAKAGFLSANRLVVH, from the exons ATGTGTAAAGCGGCCGGCGCCGAAGAGATcttagcactatctgactctcagctgattgtgagccaagtcaaTGGAACCTATGAGGCAAAGGAACCGACGATGGTTAAGTATATGCAGGCCGTCCACCAAGAGGTGGAACCACTGAAAAgctttgaagtaaggcaagtccctcgatCAGAAAACAACCAAGTTGATGCCTTGTCAAAATTGGCTAGTTctgcgtcttgtgatacccctcgtcACGTGTTCTGGGAA TCTATCAtctttgataatgggcctcagtttgagacgcctaagctgaaagaatGGCTAGCGGAACATGGTATACACAGCTGTTTTGCCTCTGTTGGATgtccccaagccaatggccaggttgaggcgttcaaaAAAATAATCTCTGAAGGGAtaaaaaagaagcttgacgaggCCAAGGGTCTGTGGGCTGATGAGTTGCCAAACGTCTTATGGTCAATCCGCACCACGGCAAAGAACTCCACCGGTGAAACCCCCTTCTTATTAGCTTATGGTGCTGAGGCCGTCCTACCCATAGAGATGTGTGAGCCAACCTTGAGAGTCATGCTATACGATGAAAATGCTAAATGGGAAATGATGAAAGTGGCCTTGGATCTCTTGCctgaggttagaggaaatgccgCCCTAAGACAACAactgtacaagataagaatgGCGAGGGAATAtaacaagaaagtctctaacAGAGTGCTAAAggtgggagattttgtcctccaAAAAATGGAATCCACAGGCCGAGCCAAtgaacagggtaagctgacgcctATTTGGGAAAGaccttatgagatctatgatgaa CGGCACAACAGGCCTCAGGTTAACCCGTGTGCAAAAGCAGGGTTCCTGTCTGCTAACCGTTTAGTGGTACATTAG